A region from the Fusarium graminearum PH-1 chromosome 4, whole genome shotgun sequence genome encodes:
- a CDS encoding adenylosuccinate lyase, with amino-acid sequence MAAYDTYQTSLTGRYCSQELSHLFSQRSRHSTWRKLWLYLAESEKELGIPTITDEALEQMRANLVVTDDDFETARVEEKIRRHDVMAHVHAFGQVAPAAAGIIHYGATSCFVTDNTELILMRDALDLLIPKLAKVLSNLQSFALEWKNEPTLSFTHLQPAQISTVGKRAAAWAQDLLMDLNEFERVRADLKFRGAQGTTGTQASFLEIFAGDHDKCDKLNELLCQKAGFEECYDISTQTYTRKVDCLVANAVTGFGTSVTKIASDLRHLATMKEVGEPREKGQIGSSAMAYKQNPMRSERIASLARVLQGKAANFQSTHSTQWMERSLDDSACRRMDIPEMFLLADAIAITLQNVTEGLVVFPLKIHSNIMAELPFMITENVIMRLVAMGVSRQEAHEQIRVLSFEASHQVQSLGKPNDMVERIKKTDFFKPIWADLDDMMKPELYIGRSAQLVDKFCGPGGKLEKKLQPYQEVIQKAKAAELNV; translated from the exons ATGGCAGCTTACGATACCTACCAGACTTCCCTGACGGGTCGCTACTGCAGCCAGGAGCTGTCTCACCTCTTCAGCCAGCGATCTCGTCACTCAACATGGCGCAAGCTCTGGCTCTACCTCGCTGAGAgtgagaaggagcttgggATCCCCACTATCACtgatgaggctcttgagcagATGCGGGCTAATCTTGTCGTCActgatgatgactttgagaCTGCCCGTGTTGAGGAAAAGATTCGACGACAT GATGTCATGGCT CACGTCCACGCCTTTGGACAAGTCGCCCCTGCTGCCGCCGGAATCATCCACTACGGCGCAACAAGCTGCTTCGTCACCGACAACACAGAGCTCATCCTCATGCGCGACGCCCTCGACCTCCTCATCCCCAAGCTAGCCAAGGTCCTCTCCAACCTCCAATCCTTCGCCCTCGAGTGGAAGAACGAGCCCACCCTCTCCTTTACTCATCTCCAACCCGCCCAGATCAGCACAGTCGGCAAGCGAGCCGCTGCCTGGGCCCAGGATCTCCTCATGGACCTCAACGAGTTTGAGCGCGTCCGAGCTGATCTCAAGTTCCGTGGTGCGCAGGGTACCACTGGTACTCAGGCCAGTTTCCTTGAGATTTTCGCTGGTGATCATGACAAGTGCGACAAGCTGAATGAGTTGCTTTGCCAAAAGGCTGGTTTTGAGGAGTGCTATGATATTTCTACCCAGACATATACCCGAAAGGTCGACTGTCTTGTTGCCAACGCTGTTACTGGTTTTGGTACCAGTGTTACCAAGATTGCTTCTGATCTCCGACATCTCGCTACTATGAAGGAGGTTGGAGAGCCCAGAGAGAAGGGTCAAATTGGCAGCAGTGCCATG GCCTACAAGCAAAACCCCATGCGATCTGAGCGCATTGCCAGTCTTGCCCGTGTCCTTCAAGGAAAGGCTGCCAACTTCCAGAGCACCCACTCTACCCAGTGGATGGAGCGATCTCTGGATGATTCCGCTTGC CGACGCATGGATATCCCCGAGATGTTCCTCCTCGCCgacgccatcgccatcacccTCCAGAACGTCACCGAGGGTCTCGTTGTCTTCCCTCTCAAGATCCACTccaacatcatggccgagCTGCCCTTTATGATCACAGAGAACGTCATCATGCGCCTAGTAGCCATGGGCGTCTCCCGCCAAGA GGCCCACGAGCAAATCCGTGTCCTCTCTTTCGAGGCCTCTCACCAGGTCCAAAGTCTCGGCAAGCCCAACGACATGGTCGAGCGTATCAAGAAGaccgacttcttcaagccCATCTGGGCTGACCtcgacgacatgatgaagccTGAGCTGTACATTGGCCGCAGTGCCCagcttgttgacaagttctGCGGACCTGGTGGtaagttggagaagaagcttcagcCTTACCAGGAGGTCATCCAGAAGGCCAAAGCTGCTGAGTTGAATGTTTAA